The Haloarchaeobius amylolyticus genome window below encodes:
- a CDS encoding DASH family cryptochrome has protein sequence MTRTALVWFRRDLRCHDNPTLAAAAEADELLPVYCFDPRAFGKREYGGPNSFSFEKTGGHRTRFLTESVADLRERLREHGCDLLVREGKPEDVLPELAAAHDADELHCSTYPTSEEKDVESAVTAALSDEGVEVQSHWGHTLYHVDDLPTDPRVIDDTFTPFRKAVEAESTVRDPLPEPALPPLPVSVGDDTGEVPTAPFGTDPATADDRGALPFAGGEGRAIDRVEEYIWEGDHLREYKETRNGLVGADYSSKFSPWLALGCLSPRYVHDEVRRYEAERVANDSTYWLLFELCWRDFFQFQFVKHGNQHFRREGIRNRTDVTWLWDDRRFRLWATGQTGIPFVDAAMRELNETGYVSNRARQNAASFLANNLRLDWRHGAAYFETKLLDYDPCSNYGNWAYIAGVGNDSRDRQFDIVWQANRYDPDAAYVKRWIPALEPFSAEEAHEPWTIPRHRRRDHGLELGTDYPEPMVRLERT, from the coding sequence ATGACACGGACGGCTCTCGTCTGGTTCCGCCGGGACCTGCGCTGCCACGACAATCCGACGCTCGCGGCGGCGGCCGAGGCGGACGAACTGCTCCCCGTCTACTGTTTCGACCCACGAGCGTTCGGCAAGCGCGAGTACGGGGGGCCGAACTCGTTCTCCTTCGAGAAGACGGGTGGCCATCGAACGCGGTTCCTGACCGAGAGCGTCGCCGACCTCCGTGAGCGGCTTCGCGAGCACGGGTGCGACCTGCTGGTCCGCGAGGGGAAACCCGAGGACGTGCTGCCCGAACTCGCGGCGGCCCACGACGCCGACGAACTCCACTGTTCGACGTACCCGACCAGCGAGGAGAAGGACGTCGAATCGGCGGTCACGGCCGCGCTCTCGGACGAGGGGGTCGAGGTGCAGTCCCACTGGGGACACACGCTCTACCACGTCGACGACCTGCCGACCGACCCGCGGGTCATCGACGACACGTTCACCCCGTTCCGGAAGGCGGTCGAGGCGGAGTCGACGGTCCGCGACCCGCTCCCGGAGCCGGCCCTGCCGCCGTTGCCCGTCTCGGTCGGTGACGACACCGGCGAGGTGCCGACCGCGCCGTTCGGGACCGACCCGGCCACCGCCGACGACCGCGGAGCACTCCCCTTCGCGGGCGGTGAGGGTCGGGCCATCGACCGCGTCGAGGAGTACATCTGGGAGGGCGACCACCTCCGCGAGTACAAGGAGACGCGCAACGGCCTCGTCGGTGCGGACTACTCGTCGAAGTTCTCGCCGTGGCTCGCACTGGGCTGTCTCTCCCCGCGGTACGTCCACGACGAGGTGCGGCGGTACGAGGCCGAGCGCGTCGCCAACGACTCCACCTACTGGCTGCTGTTCGAGCTGTGCTGGCGGGACTTCTTCCAGTTCCAGTTCGTCAAACACGGGAACCAGCACTTCCGTCGCGAGGGCATCCGGAACCGGACCGACGTGACCTGGCTCTGGGACGACCGGCGCTTCCGGCTGTGGGCGACCGGCCAGACCGGCATCCCGTTCGTCGACGCCGCCATGCGCGAGCTGAACGAGACGGGGTACGTGAGCAATCGCGCCCGACAGAACGCCGCCTCCTTCCTCGCGAACAACCTGCGTCTGGACTGGCGCCACGGCGCGGCCTACTTCGAGACGAAGCTACTGGACTACGACCCCTGCTCGAACTACGGGAACTGGGCGTACATCGCGGGCGTGGGCAACGACTCCCGGGACAGGCAGTTCGACATCGTCTGGCAGGCGAACCGGTACGACCCGGACGCCGCGTACGTCAAGCGCTGGATCCCGGCGCTCGAACCGTTCTCGGCCGAGGAGGCACACGAACCGTGGACCATCCCCCGGCACCGGCGGCGCGACCACGGGCTGGAACTCGGGACGGACTACCCGGAGCCGATGGTCCGGCTGGAACGGACCTGA
- a CDS encoding DUF7827 domain-containing protein — MRLRLTATVVLALACCLAPLAGVTTASTGGTGAMDAQASTTPWSVPDRIVDQPGDPVVVPVRLGENETTATVTIANDSIGYRLTATVTDQNGDGRVFLVWNTYHAGVAPESSLDRVVSAGLDRVTNATRSSARREAHLPEGRYDVTVTHDDQQVAAGAVVLDIDPLRSQSMRVLEGPPEANATTALAQSSLSSAVELDEWLFIEVNDSSIHGYVTGVAGLTGRGTEGVTMHIQQKNGGPAVDLSEAEFVHRPQRDVFVLAFPPNTSSFEADATYRATFTVAESNPYAVTQERVIQDFRVLPAGAEQDGSNIEVVEVDAQESVIEGKDAMFTVTLLNSGERTGTATLNVSLDHVSTTREITLSPQTRTTVTVPVNTEPLTEGTIPYRVSVEGGERTLTGDLNVTLTGDPPNTNPTLAPRTEEGQPGFGLVAGVVAVLLLVGAARHRV; from the coding sequence ATGCGGTTGCGACTGACAGCCACGGTAGTCCTCGCGCTCGCCTGCTGTCTGGCGCCGCTAGCTGGCGTCACGACGGCCTCGACCGGCGGGACCGGTGCGATGGACGCACAGGCGTCGACGACCCCCTGGAGCGTCCCGGACCGCATCGTCGACCAGCCCGGCGACCCCGTCGTGGTGCCGGTCCGCCTCGGCGAGAACGAGACCACGGCGACGGTCACCATCGCCAACGACTCCATCGGCTACCGACTCACGGCCACGGTCACGGACCAGAACGGCGACGGCCGGGTCTTCCTCGTCTGGAACACCTACCACGCCGGCGTGGCCCCCGAGTCGTCGCTCGACCGGGTCGTCTCGGCGGGTCTGGACCGGGTGACGAACGCGACCCGGTCCTCGGCCCGGCGCGAGGCGCACCTGCCGGAGGGTCGCTACGACGTCACCGTCACCCACGACGACCAGCAGGTCGCGGCGGGGGCGGTCGTCCTCGACATCGACCCGCTCCGGTCGCAGTCGATGCGGGTCCTCGAGGGACCGCCGGAGGCGAACGCGACCACCGCGCTCGCCCAGTCGTCGCTCTCCAGCGCGGTCGAACTCGACGAGTGGCTGTTCATCGAGGTGAACGACTCCAGCATCCACGGCTACGTCACCGGCGTCGCCGGCCTCACCGGCCGGGGGACCGAGGGCGTCACCATGCACATCCAGCAGAAGAACGGCGGCCCGGCGGTCGACCTGTCCGAGGCCGAGTTCGTCCACCGGCCACAACGGGACGTGTTCGTGCTGGCGTTCCCGCCGAACACGAGTTCGTTCGAGGCGGACGCGACCTACCGCGCGACGTTCACGGTCGCCGAGTCCAACCCCTACGCCGTCACCCAGGAACGGGTCATCCAGGACTTCCGGGTACTCCCCGCCGGCGCCGAGCAGGACGGCTCGAACATCGAGGTCGTCGAGGTCGACGCACAGGAGTCGGTCATCGAGGGCAAGGACGCGATGTTCACCGTGACGCTGCTCAACTCCGGCGAGCGGACCGGGACGGCCACGCTCAACGTCTCCCTCGACCACGTGTCGACGACCCGGGAGATAACGCTCTCGCCGCAGACCCGGACCACCGTCACGGTGCCCGTGAACACCGAACCGCTCACCGAGGGGACCATCCCGTACCGGGTGTCCGTCGAGGGCGGCGAGCGAACCCTGACCGGGGACCTGAACGTCACGCTGACGGGCGACCCGCCGAACACGAACCCGACGCTGGCACCCCGGACCGAGGAGGGACAGCCCGGGTTCGGGCTGGTCGCCGGGGTGGTCGCGGTCCTCCTGCTGGTGGGAGCCGCCCGCCACCGCGTCTGA
- a CDS encoding secondary thiamine-phosphate synthase enzyme YjbQ: MHSERFSVETDAHTTTVDVTDQVRDAIPDGASGVCTVYVQHTTAGVVVQEPESRLREDIATFVDDLVPDEGWQHDRIDDNADSHLRATLLGSDVSIPVDDGEPMLGTWQAVLLVECDGPRTRNVVVAVTGAN; this comes from the coding sequence ATGCACAGCGAGCGATTCAGCGTCGAGACGGACGCGCACACGACCACGGTGGACGTGACCGACCAGGTCCGGGACGCGATTCCGGACGGGGCGAGCGGGGTCTGTACGGTCTACGTCCAGCACACGACCGCGGGCGTCGTCGTACAGGAACCGGAATCGCGGCTCCGGGAGGACATCGCGACCTTCGTCGACGACCTCGTCCCGGACGAGGGCTGGCAACACGACCGCATCGACGACAACGCGGACTCGCACCTCCGGGCGACGCTGCTGGGGTCGGACGTGTCCATCCCGGTCGACGACGGGGAGCCGATGCTGGGGACGTGGCAGGCCGTGTTGCTGGTCGAGTGCGACGGTCCCCGGACCCGGAACGTGGTGGTCGCTGTCACAGGGGCTAACTAG